The Nocardioides pantholopis genome window below encodes:
- a CDS encoding pilus assembly protein TadG-related protein, whose translation MRPARPASRAPHERGQVSVLIIGFALVLAIGVAVVVDASAAYLQRSGLDSLADGAALHGADLGATGRDVYTEGVPAERLRLTSAQVHASVAAYLRSTGAHQKYPGLTFTVGVSADQGVTVELSAPLDLPLRVPGGPDTASIGATGSAVSTVE comes from the coding sequence ATGAGGCCGGCCCGACCCGCGTCGCGGGCGCCGCACGAGCGCGGCCAGGTCTCGGTGCTGATCATCGGGTTCGCGCTGGTGCTCGCGATCGGCGTCGCCGTGGTGGTGGACGCCTCCGCGGCGTACCTGCAGCGCTCCGGGCTCGACAGCCTCGCCGACGGCGCCGCGCTGCACGGCGCCGACCTCGGCGCCACCGGCCGCGACGTCTACACCGAGGGCGTGCCGGCCGAGCGGCTGCGGCTGACCAGCGCCCAGGTGCACGCCTCGGTGGCGGCCTACCTGCGCTCGACCGGCGCGCACCAGAAGTACCCGGGCCTGACCTTCACCGTCGGCGTCAGCGCCGACCAGGGCGTCACCGTCGAGCTGTCCGCACCCCTCGACCTGCCGCTCCGGGTCCCCGGCGGCCCCGACACCGCGAGCATCGGCGCCACCGGCTCGGCCGTCTCCACCGTCGAGTGA
- a CDS encoding VOC family protein — protein MAIARFPSFVIDCPDPMALAGFYGELLGWSAQPEPDWVDLRSEDGQQCISFQQVEDYRAPAWPSQDVPQQVHLDVVVEDLDAAEQAVLALGATRHEHQPGETFRVFLDPAGHPFCLCVD, from the coding sequence ATGGCCATCGCACGCTTCCCGAGCTTCGTCATCGACTGCCCCGATCCCATGGCGCTCGCCGGGTTCTACGGCGAGCTGCTCGGCTGGTCGGCCCAGCCCGAGCCGGACTGGGTCGACCTCCGCTCCGAGGACGGCCAGCAGTGCATCTCCTTCCAGCAGGTGGAGGACTACCGGGCCCCGGCCTGGCCCAGCCAGGACGTCCCCCAGCAGGTCCACCTCGACGTGGTCGTCGAGGACCTCGACGCCGCCGAGCAGGCCGTCCTGGCCCTCGGCGCCACCCGTCACGAGCACCAGCCGGGCGAGACCTTCCGGGTCTTCCTCGACCCGGCGGGGCACCCGTTCTGTCTGTGCGTGGACTGA
- a CDS encoding CAP domain-containing protein → MTPFARLMTALLTLALPLTVLAGTPSAAAPHEPNEPAATAPGDSRAAPNAYEKQTHRATNKQRAKRGLVKVRRDGCLQRFADRHARRMARQQRIYHQDLGPILSRCGLRAVGENVAMGYPTGRAVVNQGWMRSPGHRANILRGEYRIQAIGSHRGADGARYASQVLARR, encoded by the coding sequence ATGACCCCCTTCGCCAGGCTGATGACCGCGCTCCTGACCCTTGCCCTCCCGCTGACAGTCCTCGCCGGTACGCCGAGCGCCGCCGCGCCCCACGAGCCCAACGAGCCTGCCGCGACCGCGCCCGGCGACTCCCGGGCCGCGCCCAATGCCTACGAGAAGCAGACCCACCGCGCCACCAACAAGCAGCGCGCCAAGCGCGGGCTGGTCAAGGTGCGTCGCGACGGCTGCCTGCAGCGGTTCGCCGACCGGCACGCCCGGCGGATGGCCCGCCAGCAGCGGATCTACCACCAGGACCTCGGCCCGATCCTGAGCCGCTGCGGTCTCCGGGCTGTCGGCGAGAACGTCGCGATGGGCTATCCCACCGGCCGCGCGGTCGTGAACCAGGGCTGGATGAGGTCGCCGGGACACCGGGCGAACATCCTGCGCGGGGAGTACCGGATCCAGGCGATCGGGTCGCACCGCGGCGCCGACGGTGCCCGGTACGCCTCGCAGGTCCTGGCCCGCCGCTGA
- the prfB gene encoding peptide chain release factor 2: protein MAGPDYDVEIKQLQATMRTIEQVLDVDAMRVEIADLAEQVAAPDLWDDQANATRVTGRLSDLQGQVDRFTELSTRIEDLGLMVELGQEEGDAETLADAERELGKIKKAVEGLEVRTLLSGEYDAREALVTIRAGAGGVDAADFAEMLMRMYTRWAEQHKYPVEVFDTSYAEEAGLKSATFAIHAPYAYGHLSVEAGTHRLVRISPFDNQGRRQTSFAAVEVVPVLEQTDEIDVPDEEIRVDVYRSGGPGGQSVNTTDSAVRLTHIPTGTVVSCQNEKSQLQNKASAMVVLKAKLLARKKAEEKAHLDDLKGDVQASWGDQMRNYVLNPYQVVKDLRTGYEVGNPSSVFDGDLDGFLEAGIRWRRGAEKAEQN from the coding sequence GTGGCGGGCCCTGACTACGACGTAGAGATCAAGCAGCTCCAAGCGACCATGCGCACCATCGAGCAGGTGCTGGACGTGGACGCGATGCGCGTGGAGATCGCCGACCTCGCGGAGCAGGTGGCCGCGCCGGACCTGTGGGACGACCAGGCCAACGCCACCCGGGTGACCGGGCGGCTCTCGGACCTCCAGGGTCAGGTGGACCGGTTCACCGAGCTCTCCACCCGGATCGAGGACCTCGGCCTGATGGTCGAGCTCGGCCAGGAGGAGGGCGACGCGGAGACCCTCGCCGACGCCGAGCGCGAGCTCGGCAAGATCAAGAAGGCCGTCGAGGGCCTCGAGGTCCGCACCCTGCTCTCCGGTGAGTACGACGCGCGCGAGGCGCTGGTGACCATCCGCGCCGGCGCCGGGGGCGTGGACGCCGCCGACTTCGCCGAGATGCTGATGCGGATGTACACGCGCTGGGCCGAGCAGCACAAGTACCCCGTGGAGGTCTTCGACACCTCCTACGCCGAGGAGGCGGGCCTGAAGTCCGCCACCTTCGCGATCCACGCGCCGTACGCCTACGGCCACCTCAGCGTCGAGGCCGGCACCCACCGGCTGGTCCGGATCAGCCCCTTCGACAACCAGGGCCGCCGCCAGACGTCGTTCGCCGCCGTCGAGGTCGTCCCGGTGCTCGAGCAGACCGACGAGATCGACGTGCCCGACGAGGAGATCCGCGTCGACGTCTACCGCTCCGGCGGCCCCGGCGGTCAGTCGGTCAACACCACCGACTCCGCGGTCCGGCTGACCCACATCCCCACCGGCACCGTCGTCTCCTGCCAGAACGAGAAGAGCCAGCTGCAGAACAAGGCCAGCGCCATGGTGGTGCTCAAGGCCAAGCTGCTGGCCCGCAAGAAGGCCGAGGAGAAGGCGCACCTCGACGACCTCAAGGGCGACGTGCAGGCCAGCTGGGGCGACCAGATGCGCAACTACGTGCTGAACCCCTACCAGGTCGTCAAGGACCTGCGCACCGGCTACGAGGTCGGCAACCCGAGCTCGGTCTTCGACGGCGACCTGGACGGGTTCCTCGAGGCCGGCATCCGCTGGCGCCGCGGCGCCGAGAAGGCCGAGCAGAACTAG
- a CDS encoding DUF72 domain-containing protein, producing MGEIRVGISGWTYAGWRGDFYPAGLVQRRELEYAAGRLGSIEINGSFYSLQRPTSYARWRAETPDDFVFAVKGGRFVTHMLRLRNVETALANFFASGVLALGPKLGPVLWQLPENLAFDAAVLADFLARLPRTHDQVAELATRHDGKLAQDRALTTVEPGLGDRRVRHALEFRSESFCTEEAFDLLRAHDVGCVVADTAGRFPKAEVVTSDLVYVRLHGDTELYTSGYSRAALEEWAAKCRDWARSGDVVVYFDNDAKGFAPHDAEALQELLADRRVA from the coding sequence ATGGGTGAGATCCGGGTCGGCATCTCCGGCTGGACCTACGCCGGGTGGCGCGGCGACTTCTACCCCGCCGGGCTGGTGCAGCGCCGCGAGCTCGAGTACGCCGCCGGGCGGCTGGGCAGCATCGAGATCAACGGCTCCTTCTACTCCCTCCAGCGCCCCACGTCGTACGCCCGCTGGCGCGCGGAGACCCCCGACGACTTCGTCTTCGCGGTCAAGGGCGGCCGGTTCGTCACCCACATGCTGCGGCTGCGCAACGTCGAGACCGCGCTGGCGAACTTCTTCGCCAGCGGCGTGCTGGCGCTCGGGCCCAAGCTGGGGCCGGTGCTCTGGCAGCTGCCGGAGAACCTCGCCTTCGACGCCGCGGTGCTCGCCGACTTCCTGGCCCGGCTGCCGCGGACCCACGACCAGGTCGCCGAGCTGGCCACCCGCCACGACGGCAAACTCGCCCAGGACCGGGCGCTGACCACTGTCGAGCCGGGGCTGGGGGACCGGCGGGTACGGCACGCGCTGGAGTTCCGCAGCGAGTCGTTCTGCACCGAGGAGGCCTTCGACCTGCTGCGCGCCCACGACGTGGGCTGCGTGGTCGCCGACACCGCCGGGCGGTTCCCGAAGGCCGAGGTCGTCACCAGCGACCTGGTCTACGTGCGCCTGCACGGCGACACCGAGCTCTACACCAGCGGCTACTCCCGCGCCGCGCTGGAGGAGTGGGCCGCCAAGTGCCGTGACTGGGCGCGCTCGGGCGACGTGGTCGTCTACTTCGACAACGACGCCAAGGGCTTCGCCCCGCACGACGCCGAGGCGCTCCAGGAGCTGCTCGCCGACCGCCGGGTCGCCTAG
- the ftsE gene encoding cell division ATP-binding protein FtsE, whose translation MIRFEKVTKSYPGTGSPALDQVSVDVDKGEFVFLVGTSGSGKSTALRLVLRETRPTSGRVYVAGKEINRLAGWKVPRLRRQIGTVFQDFRLLQNKTVTENVAFALQVIGKPRAEIRRLVPETLELVGLEGKGDRLPDELSGGEQQRVAVARAFVNRPMILIADEPTGNLDPTTSVGIMKLLDRINRTGTTVLMATHDHGIVDQMRKRVIELDHGRVVRDQAQGSYGFQH comes from the coding sequence GTGATTCGCTTCGAGAAGGTCACCAAGAGCTATCCCGGGACCGGCAGCCCAGCCCTCGACCAGGTCTCGGTGGACGTCGACAAGGGCGAGTTCGTCTTCCTGGTGGGCACCTCGGGCTCCGGCAAGTCGACGGCCCTCCGCCTCGTGCTGCGCGAGACCCGACCCACCAGCGGGCGGGTCTACGTCGCGGGCAAGGAGATCAACCGGCTGGCCGGCTGGAAGGTGCCGCGGCTGCGCCGCCAGATCGGCACGGTCTTCCAGGACTTCCGACTGCTGCAGAACAAGACGGTCACCGAGAACGTCGCGTTCGCGCTCCAGGTGATCGGCAAGCCGCGCGCCGAGATCCGGCGGCTGGTGCCCGAGACCCTCGAGCTGGTCGGCCTGGAGGGCAAGGGGGACCGGCTCCCCGACGAGCTCTCCGGTGGCGAGCAGCAGCGGGTCGCGGTCGCGCGGGCCTTCGTCAACCGGCCGATGATCCTGATCGCCGACGAGCCCACCGGCAACCTCGACCCGACCACCTCGGTCGGCATCATGAAGCTCCTCGACCGGATCAACCGGACCGGCACCACCGTGCTGATGGCCACCCACGACCACGGCATCGTCGACCAGATGCGCAAGCGGGTCATCGAGCTGGACCACGGTCGCGTGGTGCGCGACCAGGCCCAGGGCAGCTACGGCTTCCAGCACTGA
- the ftsX gene encoding permease-like cell division protein FtsX, with the protein MQLRYVFSELRQGLRRNLSMHLAVVLTLFVSLTLVGLGVLLNQQADRAAERYGNALQVVVYLCRDDDPEAACTSAVTDAQRELVQQTVDDNPEVESSRFESSAEAFDKVKELYGFPEDYFEGSDPVLTPEDMPEAIWITLKDPDEFEGITSAVAGLDGVSKVVDNREYVSQIYDTLDVLQTGALVVAAFLVLAALMLVANTIRLTAFARRKEIGIMRLVGASTLYITLPFLLEALVTALVSVVLAGGALVALMKFGVRDKLQESLQFLPWIGWSELTTAVLVVAVLGPLLTLIPTLLLTRKYLKV; encoded by the coding sequence ATGCAGCTGCGCTATGTCTTCTCCGAGCTCCGCCAGGGGCTGCGCCGCAACCTGTCCATGCATCTGGCCGTGGTGCTCACGCTGTTCGTGTCCCTGACCCTGGTCGGGCTCGGGGTGCTGCTCAACCAGCAGGCCGACCGCGCCGCGGAGCGGTACGGCAACGCGCTGCAGGTGGTGGTCTACCTGTGCCGCGACGACGACCCGGAGGCGGCCTGCACCTCGGCGGTCACCGACGCCCAGCGCGAGCTCGTGCAGCAGACCGTCGACGACAACCCCGAGGTCGAGTCCTCCCGGTTCGAGAGCAGCGCCGAGGCCTTCGACAAGGTCAAGGAGCTCTACGGGTTCCCCGAGGACTACTTCGAGGGCTCCGACCCGGTGCTGACCCCCGAGGACATGCCCGAGGCCATCTGGATCACGCTGAAGGACCCCGACGAGTTCGAGGGCATCACCAGCGCGGTCGCGGGCCTGGACGGCGTCTCGAAGGTGGTCGACAACCGGGAGTACGTCAGCCAGATCTACGACACCCTGGACGTGCTGCAGACCGGTGCGCTGGTCGTGGCGGCGTTCCTGGTGCTCGCCGCGCTGATGCTGGTCGCCAACACGATCCGGCTCACCGCCTTCGCCCGGCGCAAGGAGATCGGCATCATGCGGCTGGTCGGCGCCTCCACGCTCTACATCACGCTGCCGTTCCTGCTCGAGGCGCTGGTCACTGCCCTGGTGAGCGTGGTGCTGGCCGGCGGGGCCCTGGTCGCGCTGATGAAGTTCGGCGTACGCGACAAGCTCCAGGAGTCCCTGCAGTTCCTGCCCTGGATCGGCTGGAGCGAGCTGACGACCGCCGTGCTCGTGGTCGCGGTCCTCGGTCCGCTGCTCACGCTGATTCCGACACTCCTGCTGACGCGCAAATACCTCAAAGTCTGA
- a CDS encoding M23 family metallopeptidase: MRFFPSASRPRLAAVTLACALATGSAAVPLAHADDDLKKRQHQVEKQVEAAHDELEHSSAQARRATRRLEVALGKLRERRAGLASARAQVQAARAVDISMREKLAAAEQALVEASAAVVAGQKAVAEQRRSVVDTVTTIYQDGDPRMMALSSILDSADSTDLIRRTEVGDVLVNREAADLDKLRATEVLLRVREDRVEKAKVAVAEQRAAAAAHLREMAQLRDAAAQARAEVRTYVVQAKSVREVADRARERDQAVLARLERQEQTIRAKILAQARRAGAGYRGKSGGFFDHPVAGSVTSPYGYRKHPIYGYWGLHDGTDFGAACGTPLHAVATGTVASKYFSAVYGNRLHLNVGNVNGRFITAVYNHATHYTVGPGDRVRRGQVIGYVGSTGWSTGCHLHFTTLANGDTTNPMNYL, encoded by the coding sequence GTGCGCTTCTTCCCCAGCGCCTCGCGCCCTCGGCTGGCCGCAGTCACACTTGCCTGCGCGCTCGCCACGGGTTCCGCGGCAGTTCCCCTGGCCCACGCCGACGACGACCTCAAGAAACGCCAGCACCAGGTGGAGAAGCAGGTGGAGGCGGCCCACGACGAGCTGGAGCACTCCAGCGCGCAGGCCCGCCGCGCCACCCGCCGTCTGGAGGTCGCGCTCGGCAAGCTGCGCGAGCGCCGGGCCGGGCTCGCCTCCGCCCGGGCCCAGGTGCAGGCCGCCCGCGCGGTCGACATCTCGATGCGCGAGAAGCTCGCCGCCGCCGAGCAGGCGCTGGTGGAGGCGAGCGCCGCTGTCGTCGCCGGCCAGAAGGCCGTGGCGGAGCAGCGCAGGTCCGTCGTCGACACCGTCACCACGATCTACCAGGACGGCGACCCGCGGATGATGGCGCTGTCCTCGATCCTGGACTCCGCCGACTCCACCGACCTGATCCGGCGTACCGAGGTCGGTGACGTGCTCGTGAACCGCGAGGCCGCCGACCTGGACAAGCTGCGCGCCACCGAGGTGCTGCTGCGGGTCCGCGAGGACCGGGTCGAGAAGGCCAAGGTGGCCGTCGCCGAGCAGCGCGCCGCCGCCGCCGCCCACCTGCGCGAGATGGCCCAGCTGCGCGACGCCGCGGCCCAGGCCCGGGCCGAGGTGCGCACCTACGTGGTCCAGGCGAAGTCGGTCCGGGAGGTCGCCGACCGGGCCCGGGAGCGCGACCAGGCGGTGCTGGCTCGCCTCGAGCGCCAGGAGCAGACGATCCGGGCGAAGATCCTCGCCCAGGCGCGCCGTGCCGGCGCCGGCTACCGGGGCAAGTCCGGCGGGTTCTTCGACCACCCGGTCGCGGGCTCGGTCACCTCGCCCTACGGCTACCGCAAGCACCCGATCTACGGCTACTGGGGCCTGCACGACGGCACCGACTTCGGCGCCGCGTGCGGCACCCCGCTGCACGCGGTCGCGACCGGCACCGTGGCCTCGAAGTACTTCTCGGCCGTCTACGGCAACCGGCTGCACCTCAACGTCGGCAACGTCAACGGCCGCTTCATCACCGCGGTCTACAACCACGCCACCCACTACACAGTGGGCCCCGGCGACCGGGTGCGCCGCGGCCAGGTGATCGGGTACGTCGGCTCGACCGGCTGGTCCACCGGCTGCCACCTGCACTTCACCACGCTGGCCAACGGCGACACGACCAACCCGATGAACTACCTGTGA
- the smpB gene encoding SsrA-binding protein SmpB, whose protein sequence is MAKEQGSKLIAQNRKARHDYAIEDTFEAGLVLQGTEVKSLRQGRASLVDGFVDIDRGEAWLHGVHIPEYSQGTWTNHAARRKRKLLLNRVEIDKIERRVNEKGLTVVPLALYFKDGRAKIEIGLAKGKKSWDKRQSIAERTANREKEQALGRHLKGMRD, encoded by the coding sequence ATGGCCAAGGAGCAGGGCAGCAAGCTGATCGCCCAGAACAGGAAGGCGCGTCACGACTACGCCATCGAGGACACCTTCGAGGCCGGGCTGGTGCTCCAGGGCACCGAGGTGAAGTCGCTGCGCCAGGGCCGGGCGTCCCTGGTGGACGGGTTCGTCGACATCGACCGCGGCGAGGCCTGGCTGCACGGCGTCCACATCCCGGAGTACTCCCAGGGCACCTGGACCAACCACGCCGCCCGGCGCAAGCGCAAGCTGCTGCTCAACCGCGTCGAGATCGACAAGATCGAGCGCCGGGTCAACGAGAAGGGCCTGACCGTCGTGCCGCTCGCGCTGTACTTCAAGGACGGCCGCGCGAAGATCGAGATCGGCCTGGCCAAGGGCAAGAAGTCGTGGGACAAGCGGCAGAGCATCGCCGAGCGCACCGCCAACCGGGAGAAGGAGCAGGCCCTGGGCCGGCACCTGAAGGGCATGCGTGACTGA
- a CDS encoding amidohydrolase family protein: protein MTDPAGAPDGDVEPVRAFWNELGLPGLIDLHVHFLPPPIQRAVWAVFDAAGPKIGRDWPIRYRGSHEERVATLRAMGVRRFPTLPYAHKPGVAAYLNDWARDFAVTVPEALWSATFYPEPGAGADVADLVAGGVEVFKVHLQVGEFLANDPLLDPVWGVLEDAGTPVVLHAGSGPVGNDFTGPASVRRLLARFPRLTLVIAHLGAPEYAEFLALAERHDRVHLDTTMVFTDFFEADAPYPRELRPRLLDLQERVLLGTDFPTIPYPYAHQLESLARLDLGDDWLRAVCWENGVRLLGE, encoded by the coding sequence GTGACTGATCCGGCCGGCGCCCCCGACGGGGACGTCGAGCCGGTCCGGGCGTTCTGGAACGAGCTCGGGCTGCCCGGCCTGATCGACCTGCACGTCCACTTCCTGCCGCCGCCCATCCAGCGGGCGGTGTGGGCGGTCTTCGACGCGGCCGGCCCGAAGATCGGGCGGGACTGGCCGATCCGCTACCGCGGCTCCCACGAGGAGCGGGTCGCGACGCTGCGCGCGATGGGGGTACGCCGGTTCCCGACGCTGCCCTACGCCCACAAGCCCGGCGTCGCGGCGTACCTCAACGACTGGGCCCGCGACTTCGCCGTGACGGTGCCCGAGGCGCTGTGGTCGGCGACGTTCTACCCCGAGCCCGGAGCGGGTGCCGACGTCGCCGACCTGGTCGCCGGCGGGGTCGAGGTGTTCAAGGTGCACCTGCAGGTGGGGGAGTTCCTGGCCAACGACCCGCTGCTGGACCCGGTCTGGGGCGTGCTCGAGGACGCCGGGACCCCGGTCGTCCTGCACGCCGGCTCCGGCCCGGTCGGCAACGACTTCACCGGCCCCGCGTCGGTGCGGCGGCTGCTGGCCCGGTTCCCGCGGCTGACGCTGGTGATCGCCCACCTCGGTGCCCCGGAGTACGCCGAGTTCCTGGCGCTGGCGGAGCGCCACGACCGGGTGCACCTGGACACGACGATGGTGTTCACCGACTTCTTCGAGGCGGACGCGCCGTACCCGCGCGAGCTCCGCCCGCGGCTGCTCGACCTGCAGGAGCGGGTCCTGCTCGGCACCGACTTCCCGACGATCCCCTACCCCTACGCCCACCAGTTGGAGTCGCTGGCCCGCCTCGATTTGGGCGACGACTGGCTGCGGGCGGTGTGCTGGGAGAACGGGGTGCGGCTGCTCGGCGAGTAG
- a CDS encoding maleylpyruvate isomerase family mycothiol-dependent enzyme, translating to MTDLWRTVADERLAFVALLEGLGPEQWDVASLCPAWTVHGVLAHLVSAQDSGVRQKLLAAVRAGGSPARTTELLAEQYADRSPGELVAWVRAHVDSRFAPPGMGPRAPLTDVMVHRVDIAVPLGIALDRPPRSWVPVLDFLVGHTPMLGVLRRGFPAATYRATDVGWQHGAGPEVAGPAGALGPALAGRAALVDELTGPGVPAMRDWATA from the coding sequence ATGACCGACCTGTGGCGGACCGTCGCCGACGAGCGGCTCGCGTTCGTCGCACTGCTCGAGGGACTGGGCCCCGAGCAGTGGGACGTGGCGAGCCTGTGCCCGGCGTGGACGGTGCACGGGGTCCTCGCGCACCTCGTCAGCGCGCAGGACAGCGGGGTCCGGCAGAAGCTCCTCGCAGCGGTGCGCGCCGGCGGTTCGCCGGCCCGCACCACCGAGCTGCTCGCCGAGCAGTACGCCGACCGGTCGCCCGGGGAGCTGGTCGCGTGGGTGCGCGCCCACGTCGACAGCCGGTTCGCCCCACCGGGGATGGGGCCCCGGGCGCCGCTGACCGACGTCATGGTGCATCGGGTCGACATCGCGGTGCCGCTGGGGATCGCCCTGGACCGGCCGCCGCGCTCCTGGGTCCCAGTGCTGGACTTCCTCGTCGGGCACACCCCGATGCTCGGCGTGCTGCGCCGCGGCTTCCCGGCGGCGACCTACCGGGCCACCGACGTCGGGTGGCAGCACGGGGCGGGCCCGGAGGTGGCCGGCCCGGCCGGGGCGCTGGGCCCGGCCCTCGCCGGGCGGGCCGCGCTGGTCGACGAGCTGACCGGCCCGGGCGTCCCCGCGATGCGGGACTGGGCGACGGCCTGA
- a CDS encoding hemolysin family protein, which yields MDSGTAVDILLVIAFILMGGVFAATEIALVSLRVGQVDRLDSEGGRGAAVARLARDPNRFLSAVQIGVTVAGFFSAAFGASTLAPQFAPTFESLGLPAAETVSLVVTTLVVSYLSLVLGELVPKRLALQRSVGFARILAPPLGRFATVMTPVIWLLSISTNALVRLLGGNPDATNEEIDEEELRGLISGHQGIPAEEREIVEDVFAAGDRSVKEVMRPRGDVVFLEGAMTLAEAARVLARQPYTRFPITGRDFDDILGYLHLRDVLGHGEDQEHTVADLRREVLLLPATNRVLPSLNRMRRDGVHLAVVVDEYGGTDGIVTLEDLVEELVGDIRDEYDESAPPPSLGPGEELTVEGSLSLEDFADRTGIELEDGPYETVAGYLLERLERMAAQGDRVAVDGVVLEVAEVVDHRITRVAVWSTAAPPAEPEAGQEAPRESAR from the coding sequence ATGGATTCCGGAACCGCTGTGGACATCCTGCTGGTCATCGCCTTCATCCTGATGGGCGGGGTCTTCGCGGCCACCGAGATCGCCCTGGTGTCGCTGCGGGTCGGCCAGGTGGACCGGCTCGACTCGGAGGGCGGCCGTGGCGCGGCCGTGGCCCGGCTGGCCCGGGACCCGAACCGGTTCCTCTCCGCCGTGCAGATCGGCGTGACCGTGGCCGGCTTCTTCTCGGCGGCGTTCGGCGCCTCGACGCTGGCGCCCCAGTTCGCGCCGACGTTCGAGAGCCTCGGCCTGCCGGCCGCCGAGACGGTCTCGCTGGTGGTCACGACGCTGGTCGTGTCCTACCTGTCGCTGGTGCTGGGCGAGCTGGTCCCCAAGCGACTGGCGCTGCAGCGGTCCGTGGGCTTCGCGCGGATCCTGGCCCCGCCGCTGGGCAGGTTCGCGACCGTGATGACCCCGGTCATCTGGCTGCTCTCGATCTCCACGAACGCGCTGGTCCGGCTGCTGGGCGGGAACCCGGACGCGACCAACGAGGAGATCGACGAGGAGGAGCTGCGCGGCCTCATCTCCGGGCACCAGGGCATCCCCGCCGAGGAGCGGGAGATCGTCGAGGACGTCTTCGCCGCCGGCGACCGCTCGGTGAAGGAGGTGATGCGCCCGCGCGGCGACGTGGTCTTCCTGGAGGGCGCGATGACGCTGGCCGAGGCGGCCCGGGTGCTCGCCCGGCAGCCGTACACGCGCTTCCCGATCACCGGGCGCGACTTCGACGACATCCTCGGCTACCTGCACCTGCGCGACGTGCTGGGCCACGGGGAGGACCAGGAGCACACGGTGGCCGACCTGCGCCGCGAGGTGCTGCTGCTGCCGGCGACGAACCGGGTGCTGCCGTCGCTGAACCGGATGCGCCGCGACGGCGTACACCTGGCCGTCGTCGTCGACGAGTACGGCGGCACCGACGGCATCGTCACCCTCGAGGACCTGGTGGAGGAGCTGGTCGGCGACATCCGCGACGAGTACGACGAGTCGGCGCCGCCGCCGTCGCTGGGGCCGGGGGAGGAGCTCACGGTCGAGGGCAGCCTGAGCCTCGAGGACTTCGCCGACCGCACCGGCATCGAGCTGGAGGACGGCCCGTACGAGACCGTCGCCGGCTACCTGCTGGAGCGCCTGGAGCGGATGGCGGCCCAGGGCGACCGGGTCGCGGTCGACGGGGTGGTTCTGGAGGTCGCCGAGGTCGTGGACCACCGGATCACCCGGGTCGCGGTCTGGTCGACGGCGGCTCCCCCCGCCGAGCCGGAGGCCGGTCAGGAGGCCCCGCGGGAGTCCGCGAGGTGA
- a CDS encoding GyrI-like domain-containing protein: MDTRIATLPAVRLIGHAVRVPLIHTGENPHIAAHVAAIPAEETRRLKDLNDTEPSGVLAVSDDLDPDRAEGSELTYLHGVATTADPPAGLDVIEVPAGTWAVFRTEGPHPAALQEAWAATATTWFPSQPWRLRPGPEIVAMLAFDAAAGTATCELWLPVEPA; this comes from the coding sequence ATGGACACCCGGATCGCCACCCTGCCCGCCGTGCGCCTCATCGGGCACGCGGTCCGCGTCCCGCTGATCCACACCGGCGAGAATCCCCACATCGCCGCGCACGTCGCCGCGATCCCGGCTGAGGAGACTCGGCGACTCAAGGACCTGAACGACACCGAGCCATCCGGGGTGCTCGCCGTCAGCGACGACCTCGACCCGGACCGGGCCGAGGGCAGCGAGCTGACCTACCTGCACGGCGTGGCGACCACGGCCGACCCGCCAGCGGGGCTCGACGTGATCGAGGTCCCGGCGGGCACCTGGGCGGTGTTCCGCACCGAGGGCCCGCACCCGGCCGCACTGCAGGAGGCCTGGGCGGCGACGGCGACGACCTGGTTCCCCTCCCAGCCCTGGCGGCTGCGCCCCGGGCCGGAGATCGTGGCGATGCTCGCCTTCGACGCCGCTGCAGGGACGGCGACCTGCGAGCTGTGGCTGCCGGTGGAGCCCGCGTAG